From Asterias rubens chromosome 6, eAstRub1.3, whole genome shotgun sequence, one genomic window encodes:
- the LOC117291254 gene encoding oxysterols receptor LXR-alpha-like yields the protein MGQQANSRITDSGSNSVIVKREPPDDGYDMSPQYSSQYTPTSSIGSTSSSGTLIKEQIPDGGFSLSKKRKGPAPRMDLELCLVCGDRASGFHYNALSCEGCKGFFRRSITKNAIYKCTRGGNCEMDMYMRRKCQECRLRKCREVGMLPECLLTEEQCKSKRQRKMMRKAQAQAEMSPQQSEDESPVLTDEQREIIERLVVAHKDLEVPGPEDLKSLTPWNDENKEKDLTQATLAECFTASKVEKTFKLHVEPCKDGEGVSGEEDSTEEIQLRFAHITELTILTIQLIVEFSKRIPDFLGLGREDQIVLLKGSAIEVMLLRTALRYDKEQDAIMFGNEQPYTRKQLQEGGIGDLVDPMYNFARSMSELDLDYAEYVLLMAITILSSDRPSVEDREKVEEAQEKYLDMLTAYLKLRRPKETLILPRVLMKLTELRSLNNSHSELLFQLKLKDQRIPPLLKEIWDVQ from the exons ATTCTGGGTCTAACTCGGTCATCGTTAAGAGGGAACCACCGGATGATGGCTATGACATGTCCCCACAGTATAGCAGTCAATACACACCGACCAGCTCAATAGGGAGCACGTCAAGCTCCGGAACGCTAATCAAAGAACAGATACCGGACGGAGGATTCAGCCTGTCCAAGAAACGGAAAGGTCCAGCGCCCAGGATGGATCTAGAACTGTGTTTAGTCTGCGGGGATAGGGCGTCAGGGTTTCATTATAATGCATTAAGTTGCGAGGGTTGTAAAg gTTTCTTCAGGAGAAGCATAACAAAGAATGCTATCTACAAATGCACGCGAGGCGGCAACTGCGAGATGGACATGTATATGAGAAGGAAATGCCAGGAGTGTAGACTAAGAAAATGTAGAGAGGTCGGCATGCTACCAGAAT GTTTGTTAACGGAAGAGCAATGCAAATCAAAGAGGCAAAGGAAGATGATGAGGAAAGCCCAGGCCCAGGCTGAGATGAGCCCTCAGCAGAGTGAAGATGAGAGTCCAGTGCTCACAGACGAGCAACGAGAAATCATTGAGAGGCTGGTTGTAGCTCATAAAGATCTGGAAGTCCCTGGACCAGAAGATCTCAAGAGTTTGACG CCGTGGaatgatgaaaacaaagaaaaagat TTAACCCAGGCAACCCTCGCAGAATGTTTCACAGCAAGCAAAGTTGAAAAAACTTTTAAGCTACACGTAGAACCGTGTAAAGATGGCGAGGGAGTG TCCGGTGAAGAAGATTCCACAGAAGAGATACAGCTCAGGTTTGCACACATCACAGAGTTGACGATCCTTACCATTCAGCTCATTGTAGAATTCAGCAAAAGAATACCGGACTTTCTAGGTCTAGGGAGAGAGGACCAGATTGTTTTATTAAAG GGTTCGGCCATTGAAGTAATGCTCTTGAGGACGGCGTTACGATACGACAAAGAGCAAGACGCCATCATGTTCGGCAACGAGCAACCCTACACGAGGAAACAACTCCAAGAGGGCGGTATAGGAGACCTTGTGGATCCCATGTATAACTTTGCGCGAAGCATGTCTGAGCTAGACCTGGACTATGCTGAGTATGTCCTTCTCATGGCAATAACGATACTCTCCTCAG ACCGGCCGAGCGTAGAAGACAGGGAAAAGGTCGAGGAAGCCCAAGAGAAATACCTGGACATGCTCACCGCCTACCTGAAATTACGACGGCCAAAAGAGACTTTGATTCTTCCGAGGGTCTTGATGAAACTCACCGAACTACGGTCTCTGAATAACAGCCACTCGGAGTTACTGTTCCAATTGAAGCTGAAAGACCAGAGAATCCCACCGCTACTCAAAGAGATCTGGGATGTACAGTAA